The proteins below come from a single Hemibagrus wyckioides isolate EC202008001 linkage group LG22, SWU_Hwy_1.0, whole genome shotgun sequence genomic window:
- the LOC131343234 gene encoding ras-related protein Rab-14-like has protein sequence MTTAPYNYSYIFKYIIIGDMGVGKSCLLHQFTEKKFMADCPHTIGVEFGTRIIEVSGQKVKLQIWDTAGQERFRAVTRSYYRGAAGALMVYDITRRSTYNHLSSWLTDARNLTNPNTVIILIGNKADLEAQRDVTYEEAKQFAEENGLLFLEASAKTGENVEDAFLEAAKKIYQNIQDGSLDLNAAESGVQHKPNAPQGGRLSSDTQPQKEGCSC, from the exons ATGACGACTGCACCATATAATTATTCCTATATCTTCAAATATATCATTATTG gTGATATGGGGGTTGGAAAGTCTTGTTTGCTTCACCAGTTTACAGAAAAGAAAT TCATGGCGGACTGCCCTCACACGATCGGGGTGGAGTTTGGCACACGGATAATCGAGGTGAGCGGGCAGAAGGTGAAGCTGCAGATCTGGGACACGGCGGGTCAGGAGCGATTCCGCGCAGTCACTCGCAGCTACTACAGAGGAGCCGCCGGGGCTCTCATGGTGTACGACATCACCAG GCGAAGCACGTACAACCACCTGAGCAGCTGGCTGACTGACGCGAGGAATCTCACCAACCCGAATACA GTGATTATTCTCATCGGTAACAAAGCTGACCTCGAAGCTCAGCGAGATGTTACATACGAAGAGGCCAAGCAGTTCGCTGAAGAGAACG GCCTGTTGTTTCTGGAGGCAAGTGCCAAAAC AGGTGAGAATGTTGAAGACGCGTTCCTGGAGGCAGCTAAGAAAATCTACCAGAACATTCAGGATGGCAGTCTGGACCTGAACGCTGCCGAGTCAGGAGTCCAGCACAAGCCCAATGCTCCACAAGGCGGCCGACTGTCCAGCGATACACAGCCTCAGAAAGAGGGCTGCAGCTGTTAA